In one window of Amblyomma americanum isolate KBUSLIRL-KWMA chromosome 9, ASM5285725v1, whole genome shotgun sequence DNA:
- the LOC144104388 gene encoding uncharacterized protein LOC144104388 isoform X2: MDPASRQYTLVGFAPELDWRPLTFLKPIPANRVCSACGLVRKRTALLSCMHVLCECCYEQCGQGGLNECPLDGNHYEKEDVILLDFTAEDLLRREVNCWNEGRGCNYMTAASGISQHFLLECEHHSVRCTRCSATVLCRDVCTHLRSASCNTSTPVTSESQVPAGQVDEAASSGQITAYKKPMDADMSTHGDRLIEISHGINTLKETLRQELKSLKGQSQEEIRSSNSELEQCLASCSDTVNTCLRGIKSAEQKLDDKLSVTRADLSHIAASMEQVKTELKECVQKSCQQVTHCEFFVKGVKSLQQKELKYGRAYYDSEEVYLCGYCMSPGVVFQRCWTPVMLYVKYILHKGDMDDYVQWPFKHNVRMSVLHPRGREERVLTYADVFSKKPTTSNSQIFYFNNYLNLDLLIRDGYVDNDQLRIKFALLP, encoded by the exons ATGGATCCTGCAAGCCGGCAGTACACGCTGGTTGGGTTCGCCCCGGAACTTGACTGGAGGCCCCTGACCTTCCTGAAGCCTATTCCAGCCAACCGGGTGTGCAGCGCCTGCGGCCTGGTGCGCAAGAGGACCGCGTTGCTGTCCTGCATGCACGTGCTGTGCGAGTGCTGCTACGAACAGTGCGGCCAGGGCGGCTTGAACGAGTGTCCTCTGGACGGCAACCACTACGAAAAGGAGGACGTCATTCTGTTGGACTTCACTGCTGAAGATCTCCTGAGAAGAGAG GTCAACTGCTGGAATGAAGGCAGGGGCTGCAATTATATGACGGCTGCTTCGGGGATCTCGCAGCATTTCCTGCTGGAATGTGAACACCACTCCGTCCGTTGTACCAGGTGCTCGGCCACCGTTCTTTGCAGAGATGTGTGCACGCATCTCCGGTCGGCCTCTTGCAACACTTCGACGCCTGTCACATCCGAAAGCCAAGTTCCAGCGGGTCAAGTGGATGAGGCAGCATCGTCGGGTCAAATCACAGCATATAAGAAGCCAATGGATGCTGATATGAGCACGCATGGGGACCGATTAATCGAAATCTCTCATGGCATAAACACACTTAAGGAGACCCTACGTCAAGAACTAAAGTCTTTGAAAGGACAGAGCCAGGAGGAAATAAGGTCGTCCAACTCTGAACTCGAACAATGTTTGGCGTCATGCAGCGATACAGTTAACACTTGTTTGAGAGGTATAAAAAGCGCAGAACAAAAACTGGACGATAAATTGAGCGTAACTCGGGCCGACTTGTCGCACATTGCAGCTAGCATGGAACAAGTCAAGACTGAATTGAAGGAATGCGTCCAAAAATCATGCCAACAAGtgacgcactgcgagttttttgtAAAAGGAGTGAAATCGCTTCAACAAAAGGAGCTGAAGTACGGCAGGGCTTATTATGACAGCGAGGAGGTGTACCTGTGCGGCTACTGCATGTCTCCTGGAGTGGTATTCCAGAGATGCTGGACACCTGTAATGCTGTACGTGAAGTACATTCTGCACAAGGGCGACATGGACGACTATGTCCAGTGGCCATTCAAGCACAATGTCAGGATGAGCGTACTTCATCCAAGAGGAAGGGAAGAGCGTGTGCTGACATATGCAGACGTATTTAGTAAAAAGCCAACAACTTCAAATTCTcagattttttattttaataattATTTAAACCTCGATCTTCTTATCCGTGACGGGTACGTTGATAATGACCAGCTTCGGATTAAGTTTGCACTGCTACCTTGA